A region of the Litchfieldia alkalitelluris genome:
CGTTTGTTAGAACAAAAGAAGGAAATCGCTAGATTGAATGAAAAATATGATGATATTACGATTTTTTCTGGTGTAGAAATGGACATCTTACCTGATGGAAGTTTAGATTATGATGAAGACATTATCAGTGAAATGGACATTGTCATTGCTTCGATTCATTCAAGCTTTTCACACTCTCGTGAAAAAATTATGAATCGTTTAAGAACAGCGTTAGAATGTTTACATGTTGATATCATTGCACACCCTACGGGAAGACTAATTGGGCGACGTGAGGGATATGATGTGGATATTGATATGTTAATTACTCTAGCTAAAGAGACAAACACAGCACTAGAGTTAAATGCTAACCCACACCGGCTTGACTTATCGTCTGAATATATTCGAAAAGCAGCAGAAGCTGGTGTGAAAATCGTAATCAATACAGATGCCCATAACATAGAGATGCTTGAACATATGAAGTATGGAATATCGACTGCTAAAAAGGGCTGGGTAAAAAAAGATTGTGTAATCAATACTTGGGATCATGATCAATTAAAATCATACTTAAACAGAAATTAATTACCCTCATGAGAGTAGCAAAAAGAAAGGGGTCCTCTATTCGTGCAACAGCGAGTACTCAATGTATTAGAATTTAGTAAAGTCAAGGAACAGTTAATAAAGCATGTGGCATCTTCTCTTGGAAAAGATAGGGTAGAAAAACTTATTCCCGAAACAGAACTTGAACAGGTTGTGCAGTTACAAGAGCAAACAGACGAAGCTGCGAAGGTTCTCCGATTAAAAGGCAATGTTCCTCTAGGAGGATTAACTGATATAAGAGCAAGTGTCAAGCGATCAATGATTGGAAGTATTTTAGGTACCAATGAATTAATCGAAATTGCTTCAACTATTTATGCGGGAAGACAAATGAAAAAATTTATCGAAACGATGGTTGAGGATGGTATCGAGATCCCTATTTTAGATGAATTTGCTAGTCAAATTACTCCAATGTTTGAAGTTGAACAAAAAATTAAACATTGCATTGATGATAATGGCGAGGTCTTAGATGGAGCAAGTGAAAAGCTACGCTCTATCAGGCAAAGTCTTAGAACAAGTGAATCAAGAATACGTGAAAAACTTGAAAATATGATTCGTTCTTCATCTGCTCAAAAAACATTATCAGATGCCATCATCACAATAAGAAATGATCGATATGTACTACCAGTTAAGCAAGAATACCGTGGTACTTATGGAGGAATTGTCCATGACCAATCGTCCTCAGGTGCAACTCTATTCATAGAACCACAAGTTGTCGTTGACTTAAATAATCAATTGTCTGAAGCTAGAGTAAAGGAAAAGATGGAAATCGAACGAATCCTTCATGAGCTTTCTGTGTTTGTTGCAGGATACGGGCAAGAACTATTAGACAACGTATCAATCATGGCAGAGCTAGATTTTATGTTTGCAAAGGCAGGATATGCTCACAAAATCAAAGCATCAAAACCCAAAATGAATAATAATGGCTATATCAAAATAGAAAAAGCACGTCACCCACTAATTGATCCAAGTGAAGTTGTACCCAATAATATCGAAATCGGAAAAGAATATAAATCAATTGTTATTACAGGTCCTAACACAGGTGGTAAAACAGTTACTTTAAAAACGATTGGCTTATTTACTCTTATGGCTCAATCAGGCCTACAGATACCAGCATTAGACGGTTCTGAAATGGCTGTATTTAAGCATGTTTATGCTGACATTGGTGATGAGCAGTCAATTGAACAAAGCTTGAGTACGTTCTCATCACATATGGTAAACATCGTAGATATTATTAATCACGTTGATCATGAAAGCCTAGTGTTATTTGATGAATTGGGTGCCGGTACTGACCCAGGTGAAGGTGCTGCATTAGCAATGTCGATTTTGGATGAGGTTTATAACCGCGGGGCAATTGTGATTGCAACAACCCATTACCCTGAATTAAAGGCATATGGATATAACCGAGAAGGTGTTATCAATGCGAGTGTGGAATTTGATGTAGAGACATTAAGTCCAACCTATAAACTCTTAATCGGTGTTCCTGGGCGAAGTAATGCTTTTGAAATCTCAAAACGACTTGGTTTATTAGATCGTGTGATTAAATCAGCCAGAAGTCATGTAAGCACAGAAGATAATACGGTCGAAAAAATGATTGCATCGTTAGAAAAGTCTCGTAAAGATGCTGAAGAAGAAGTCCTAGAGGCTGAAAACATTCGGAAAGTTGCAGAAGAACTGCATCGAGAATTGCAAGCTCAAATCCTAGAATTCAATCAACAAAGAGATAAGTTGTACGAGAAAGCTGAAAAGAAAGCTGCTGAAACGATTGAGAAGGCTTCAAGTGAAGCGGAGGATATTATCCGTGACCTGAGAAAAATGCAATTAAATCAACGTGCCCAAGTAAAGGAACATGAACTAATTGATGCGAGAAAGCGTCTCGAAAAGGCTGTTCCTACGTTAGAAAAGTCACAAAAAACAACAAATCAACAAAAACAAGAAAAACGTAGTTTCCAAGCTGGTGATGAAGTAAAAGTAATTAGCTTTAATCAAAAAGGTCACC
Encoded here:
- a CDS encoding endonuclease MutS2, whose protein sequence is MQQRVLNVLEFSKVKEQLIKHVASSLGKDRVEKLIPETELEQVVQLQEQTDEAAKVLRLKGNVPLGGLTDIRASVKRSMIGSILGTNELIEIASTIYAGRQMKKFIETMVEDGIEIPILDEFASQITPMFEVEQKIKHCIDDNGEVLDGASEKLRSIRQSLRTSESRIREKLENMIRSSSAQKTLSDAIITIRNDRYVLPVKQEYRGTYGGIVHDQSSSGATLFIEPQVVVDLNNQLSEARVKEKMEIERILHELSVFVAGYGQELLDNVSIMAELDFMFAKAGYAHKIKASKPKMNNNGYIKIEKARHPLIDPSEVVPNNIEIGKEYKSIVITGPNTGGKTVTLKTIGLFTLMAQSGLQIPALDGSEMAVFKHVYADIGDEQSIEQSLSTFSSHMVNIVDIINHVDHESLVLFDELGAGTDPGEGAALAMSILDEVYNRGAIVIATTHYPELKAYGYNREGVINASVEFDVETLSPTYKLLIGVPGRSNAFEISKRLGLLDRVIKSARSHVSTEDNTVEKMIASLEKSRKDAEEEVLEAENIRKVAEELHRELQAQILEFNQQRDKLYEKAEKKAAETIEKASSEAEDIIRDLRKMQLNQRAQVKEHELIDARKRLEKAVPTLEKSQKTTNQQKQEKRSFQAGDEVKVISFNQKGHLIEKVGNNEWQVQMGIMKMKVKEKDFEFISAPKVVETKPLATIKGRDYHVNLELDLRGERFEDAISRVDKYIDDAVLAGYPRVSIIHGKGTGALRQGVQEYLKNHRSVKSARYGEAGEGGTGVTVVELR